From Halotia branconii CENA392, the proteins below share one genomic window:
- the lgt gene encoding prolipoprotein diacylglyceryl transferase, whose amino-acid sequence MALDISTLPLAFQFTSPGPILVKLGPITIRWYGLLIATAVLIGVSLSQYLAKRRNINPDLLSDLSIWLVIGAIPAARIYYVLFQWSEYAQYPERIIAIWQGGIAIHGAILGGTLAALIFAKLKQVSFWQLADLVAPSLILGQAIGRWGNFFNSEAFGSPTNLPWKLYIPPQRRPPELANFEYFHPTFLYESLWDLMVFTLLMTLFFQSLSGRLRLRVGALSMVYLIAYSLGRLWIEGLRTDSLMLGPLRIAQVVSLIGITLGLAGLFWLYIRKRPLPDVVSPKGDGE is encoded by the coding sequence ATGGCACTGGATATTTCCACTTTGCCTTTGGCATTTCAGTTTACTTCTCCAGGCCCTATTCTGGTGAAACTAGGCCCAATAACTATCCGCTGGTATGGGTTGTTGATTGCTACAGCTGTATTAATCGGCGTTAGCCTTTCTCAGTATTTAGCAAAGCGCCGTAATATTAATCCTGATTTGTTGAGCGATTTGTCAATTTGGTTGGTGATTGGGGCAATTCCCGCAGCCCGGATTTATTACGTTTTATTTCAGTGGTCAGAATATGCTCAATACCCAGAGAGGATTATTGCCATCTGGCAAGGAGGTATTGCAATTCATGGAGCAATTCTCGGTGGGACTTTAGCAGCCCTAATCTTTGCCAAACTCAAGCAGGTTTCTTTTTGGCAATTAGCTGATTTAGTCGCTCCTTCACTAATTTTAGGACAAGCGATCGGGCGTTGGGGTAATTTTTTTAACTCTGAAGCTTTTGGCAGTCCTACCAATTTACCTTGGAAACTATATATTCCACCACAACGCCGTCCTCCAGAGTTAGCAAATTTTGAATACTTCCATCCCACATTTCTCTACGAATCTCTGTGGGATTTAATGGTGTTTACTTTGCTAATGACTTTGTTTTTTCAGAGTTTATCTGGCAGATTGCGTCTGCGGGTTGGGGCGCTATCTATGGTTTACTTGATAGCCTACAGTTTAGGGCGCTTATGGATCGAAGGTCTGCGTACTGATAGTTTAATGTTGGGGCCTTTGCGAATAGCGCAAGTCGTCAGTCTTATTGGCATTACCTTGGGATTAGCTGGGTTATTTTGGCTTTACATACGTAAACGCCCTTTACCTGATGTAGTTTCTCCCAAAGGCGATGGAGAGTAG